A genomic segment from Aegilops tauschii subsp. strangulata cultivar AL8/78 chromosome 1, Aet v6.0, whole genome shotgun sequence encodes:
- the LOC109737059 gene encoding uncharacterized ATP-dependent helicase C29A10.10c isoform X2, whose protein sequence is MGSRGRMLFDLNELPTEADEEEAAVVVSQPQLPVPNMYPSNLFPPQEVPWSQGILNNHAFNHASSGSGFQPFVRSTDSQNVKNPMNTGENLDATAASTSVVTNHLSDSVMCPTGPSNQVAQSVEREEGEWSDADGASDTAGSSVSNKEESAGTASTQVKRESQESGPAIVKSSDVIKDDIAPEPGDTEMSDVSKGPVLHGPTGLESMKTSESKGSQPVDDLDQCTKSKDVRGVEASYALKCTNNPAKRPKLDDHKVAMLGKKRARQTVFINVEDAKQAGTMKTITPRRQSSFPAPIVTRTVKEASRGVGERAADKQNQPVIRDQRQSEMIGSERSNSADPCDQNGESNGDFELGSHGRSKKMNAEEPPSDSYQQSVPRQAFSKQPTDSKQFKGRPVSSQRALLTGQHTADQKPANKRSLVPKKQASVNNTQYNDSSVERLIREVTNGKFWHNPEEEELQCVPGSFDSAEEYIRVFEPLLFEECRAQLYSSYEESLEAVSRDAHVMVRVKSVDRRERGWYDVIVLPTHEYKWTFKEGEVAILSSPRPGSGTVRRHMPIDTRDPIGAIIHFYSGDSFDCSSETNVLRKLQPRSTWYLTGLGSLATTQREYVALHAFRRLNVQMQNAILQPSPEHFPKYQEQPPAMPDCFTPSFSDHINRTFNGPQLSAIHWAAMHTAAGTSNGVVKKQEPWPFTLVQGPPGTGKTHTVWGMLNVIHLVQYQHYYAALLKKLAPESYKQVGSTTNSSSEAFAAGSIDEVLQSMDQNLFRTLPKLCPKPRMLVCAPSNAATDELLSRVLDRGFIDGEMKVYRPDVARVGVDTQSRAAQAVSVERRTEQLLMKGRDEVIGWLQQLKGREQQLSQEIGLLQRELNIVAAAGRSHGSVGVDPDVLAHRDRNRDILLQKLAASVESRDKVLVEMSRLLILESRFRVGSNFNLEDARSSLEASFANEAEIVFTTVSSSGRRLFSRLSHGFDMVVIDEAAQASEVGVLPPLALGAARCVLVGDPQQLPATVISKAAGTLLYSRSLFERFQQAGCPTILLSVQYRMHPQIREFPSRYFYQGRLTDSESVVKLPDELYYKDALMAPYIFYDISHGRESHRGGSSSYQNVHEAQFALRLYEHLQKLVKVNGGKKASVGIITPYKLQLKCLQREFEEVMNTEEGKDIYINTVDAFQGQERDVIIMSCVRASNHGVGFVADIRRMNVALTRARRALWVVGNASALMQSEDWAALVADAKARKCFMDLDSIPKDFLAMKISSNTPGRNTSNNLRNLRTGGPRPRHLDMLPDPRIGMRADEDERPNSVPRNASYRNLDDLGRSGDRSRESLQFGVAKRPNSSNGSRREV, encoded by the exons ATGGGGTCTCGTGGAAGGATGTTATTTGACCTCAATGAGCTCCCAACAGAAGCTGACGAAGAAGAAGCTGCTGTTGTTGTGTCCCAACCTCAGCTTCCTGTTCCCAATATGTATCCCTCAAATTTGTTTCCACCACAAGAAGTGCCTTGGTCACAAGGGATATTAAACAACCATGCCTTTAATCATGCATCTTCTGGTTCAGGTTTTCAGCCTTTTGTGAGAAGTACAGATTCACAAAATGTAAAGAATCCTATGAATACAGGAGAGAATTTGGATGCTACTGCGGCTTCTACATCTGTGGTAACTAATCATTTATCTGATAGTGTTATGTGTCCTACTGGGCCCTCCAATCAGGTTGCACAATCAGTTGAAAGAGAAGAGGGAGAGTGGTCTGATGCAGATGGTGCTTCTGACACAGCAGGTAGTAGTGTCAGCAACAAGGAAGAATCTGCTGGTACTGCAAGTACTCAAGTGAAAAGAGAATCCCAAGAGAGTGGACCTGCTATTGTTAAATCTAGTGATGTGATTAAAGATGACATTGCTCCTGAACCTGGTGACACTGAAATGTCTGATGTGTCTAAAGGTCCAGTCCTTCATGGTCCGACAGGACTAGAGAGCATGAAAACGTCTGAATCTAAAGGAAGTCAACCTGTGGATGATTTGGACCAGTGCACTAAGTCAAAGGATGTCAGAGGAGTAGAAGCCAGTTATGCATTGAAGTGCACGAACAACCCTGCAAAGAGACCTAAGTTAGATGATCACAAAGTTGCAATGCTTGGTAAAAAGCGAGCGAGGCAGACTGTGTTCATCAATGTTGAGGATGCAAAACAAGCTGGCACAATGAAGACAATTACACCGAGGAGACAGTCATCTTTTCCAGCACCAATTGTTACACGTACCGTGAAAGAAGCTTCTCGTGGTGTTGGTGAAAGAGCTGCAGACAAGCAGAACCAACCAGTCATCAGGGATCAGAGACAATCTGAGATGATTGGTTCAGAAAGAAGTAATTCTGCAGATCCTTGTGACCAAAATGGAGAATCTAATGGTGATTTTGAGTTGGGATCTCACGGCAGGTCAAAGAAAATGAATGCCGAAGAACCCCCCTCAGATAGTTACCAGCAATCTGTGCCAAGGCAGGCCTTTTCAAAGCAGCCCACGGATTCCAAGCAGTTCAAAGGCAGACCAGTCTCTTCCCAGAGAGCACTTCTAACAGGACAACATACTGCAGATCAGAAGCCAGCTAACAAAAGGTCTCTTGTTCCAAAGAAGCAAGCTTCAGTTAATAACACACAGTATAATGACTCATCTGTCGAACGACTTATACGGGAAGTGACAAATGGCAAGTTCTGGCACAATCCAG AGGAGGAAGAACTTCAGTGTGTTCCTGGAAGCTTTGATTCTGCCGAGGAGTACATTAGAGTTTTTGAGCCTTTGCTTTTTGAGGAATGCAGAGCTCAGCTATACAGTTCCTACGAGGAGAGTCTCGAGGCTGTATCAAGGGATGCACATGTAATGGTGCGCGTGAAAAGTGTGGATAGGCGTGAAAGAG GATGGTATGATGTTATTGTTTTGCCAACACATGAATATAAATGGACTTTTAAAGaaggagaagttgcaattttgtCGTCCCCCCGGCCTGGTTCAG GTACAGTCAGACGCCATATGCCTATTGATACGCGTGATCCCATTGGAGCAATTATCCATTTTTATTCTGGGGATTCATTTGATTGTAGCAG CGAGACTAATGTTCTGAGGAAACTGCAACCTCGAAGCACCTGGTATCTAACGGGTCTTGGTTCCCTTGCAACAACACAAAGGGAATATGTAGCATTGCATGCATTCCGCCGTCTTAATGTGCAG ATGCAAAACGCAATTCTTCAGCCAAGTCCAGAGCACTTCCCAAAATATCAAGAGCAGCCGCCTGCTATGCCTGACTGTTTCACTCCAAGTTTTTCTGATCATATCAATCGTACTTTCAATGGGCCTCAGCTATCGGCGATTCATTGGGCTGCAATGCACACAGCTGCTGGCACAAGCAATGGAGTGGTCAAGAAACAAGAACCATGGCCTTTCACATTAGTACAAGGTCCTCCGGGGACAGGGAAAACCCATACCGTGTGGGGAATGTTAAATGTTATTCATCTTGTTCAGTATCAACATTACTATGCTGCTCTGCTAAAGAAACTTGCTCCTGAAAGTTACAAGCAAGTTGGTAGTACCACTAACAGCAGCTCAGAGGCTTTTGCTGCTGGGTCTATTGATGAAGTTTTGCAGAGCATGGATCAGAACCTTTTCCGCACTCTTCCCAAGCTTTGCCCCAAACCACGGATGCTTGTGTGTGCCCCATCAAATGCTGCAACAGATGAGCTGCTTTCTCGTGTTCTTGACCGAGGTTTCATAGACGGTGAGATGAAGGTTTACCGCCCTGATGTTGCCCGTGTTGGAGTTGACACACAGTCTCGTGCTGCCCAAGCTGTATCAGTTGAGCGACGGACGGAACAGCTTTTAATGAAGGGCCGTGATGAAGTAATTGGGTGGTTGCAGCAGCTAAAAGGCCGTGAGCAGCAGTTATCACAGGAGATAGGGCTTCTACAGAGGGAACTTAATATCGTTGCAGCAGCTGGTAGATCCCATGGTTCGGTTGGGGTAGATCCTGATGTGCTTGCTCACAGGGATCGTAACCGTGACATTCTGCTTCAAAAACTTGCTGCCTCTGTAGAAAGCAGGGATAAAGTACTTGTAGAGATGTCAAGGCTGCTGATATTAGAAAGCAGGTTCCGTGTTGGTAGCAACTTCAATCTGGAAGATGCTAGGTCTAGTCTGGAAGCCAGTTTCGCCAACGAAGCAGAAATTGTTTTTACAACAGTGTCAAGCAGCGGGCGCAGGTTATTTTCTCGCCTTAGTCATGGttttgatatggttgttatcgaTGAGGCTGCTCAGGCCAGTGAAGTTGGAGTCCTCCCTCCACTTGCACTTGGTGCCGCTAGATGTGTCTTGGTAGGTGATCCACAGCAGCTCCCTGCCACTGTTATTAGTAAAGCGGCTGGAACTTTACTCTATAGCAGGAGCCTTTTTGAGAGGTTTCAGCAGGCTGGTTGCCCTACCATTTTGTTGTCAGTGCAATATCGGATGCATCCCCAGATCCGAGAGTTTCCATCACGATACTTCTATCAAGGCCGCCTTACAGACAGTGAAAGTGTTGTCAAACTGCCTGATGAGTTGTATTACAAAGATGCATTAATGGCACCTTACATATTTTATGACATCTCACATGGTCGTGAGTCTCATAGAGGTGGATCATCTTCATACCAGAATGTTCATGAAGCTCAGTTTGCATTGCGTTTATATGAGCATCTTCAGAAGCTCGTGAAAGTTAATGGTGGTAAGAAGGCATCTGTTGGTATAATCACTCCATATAAGTTGCAGTTGAAGTGTCTTCAGCGGGAATTTGAGGAGGTCATGAATACTGAGGAAGGGAAAGATATCTACATAAACACAGTAGATGCTTTTCAAGGCCAGGAGCGTGATGTGATTATCATGTCATGCGTGCGTGCTTCAAACCATGGTGTGGGTTTTGTTGCAGATATACGGCGCATGAATGTTGCTCTTACTCGAGCTAGGAGAGCTCTATGG GTTGTTGGTAATGCCAGTGCTCTCATGCAGTCAGAGGACTGGGCGGCGCTGGTAGCAGATGCAAAGGCCAGGAAATGTTTCATGGACTTGGATAGCATCCCCAAGGACTTTCTGGCCATGAAGATCTCTTCCAACACTCCAGGAAGGAATACTTCAAACAACCTAAGGAACTTGAGGACTGGTGGACCAAGACCGAGGCATTTGGACATGCTTCCGGACCCCAGGATTGGCATGAGGGCTGATGAGGATGAGCGTCCTAACTCTGTTCCAAGAAATGCTAGTTACCGGAATTTGGATGACCTGGGACGATCTGGTGATAGATCTAGGGAAAGTTTGCAGTTTGGAGTGGCCAAGAGGCCGAATTCATCCAATGGTTCTCGGAGAGAAGTCTGA
- the LOC109737059 gene encoding uncharacterized protein isoform X1 has product MGSRGRMLFDLNELPTEADEEEAAVVVSQPQLPVPNMYPSNLFPPQEVPWSQGILNNHAFNHASSGSGFQPFVRSTDSQNVKNPMNTGENLDATAASTSVVTNHLSDSVMCPTGPSNQVAQSVEREEGEWSDADGASDTAGSSVSNKEESAGTASTQVKRESQESGPAIVKSSDVIKDDIAPEPGDTEMSDVSKGPVLHGPTGLESMKTSESKGSQPVDDLDQCTKSKDVRGVEASYALKCTNNPAKRPKLDDHKVAMLGKKRARQTVFINVEDAKQAGTMKTITPRRQSSFPAPIVTRTVKEASRGVGERAADKQNQPVIRDQRQSEMIGSERSNSADPCDQNGESNGDFELGSHGRSKKMNAEEPPSDSYQQSVPRQAFSKQPTDSKQFKGRPVSSQRALLTGQHTADQKPANKRSLVPKKQASVNNTQYNDSSVERLIREVTNGKFWHNPEEEELQCVPGSFDSAEEYIRVFEPLLFEECRAQLYSSYEESLEAVSRDAHVMVRVKSVDRRERGWYDVIVLPTHEYKWTFKEGEVAILSSPRPGSAAQSSRSNRKTAASNEDAEADCGRLVGTVRRHMPIDTRDPIGAIIHFYSGDSFDCSSETNVLRKLQPRSTWYLTGLGSLATTQREYVALHAFRRLNVQMQNAILQPSPEHFPKYQEQPPAMPDCFTPSFSDHINRTFNGPQLSAIHWAAMHTAAGTSNGVVKKQEPWPFTLVQGPPGTGKTHTVWGMLNVIHLVQYQHYYAALLKKLAPESYKQVGSTTNSSSEAFAAGSIDEVLQSMDQNLFRTLPKLCPKPRMLVCAPSNAATDELLSRVLDRGFIDGEMKVYRPDVARVGVDTQSRAAQAVSVERRTEQLLMKGRDEVIGWLQQLKGREQQLSQEIGLLQRELNIVAAAGRSHGSVGVDPDVLAHRDRNRDILLQKLAASVESRDKVLVEMSRLLILESRFRVGSNFNLEDARSSLEASFANEAEIVFTTVSSSGRRLFSRLSHGFDMVVIDEAAQASEVGVLPPLALGAARCVLVGDPQQLPATVISKAAGTLLYSRSLFERFQQAGCPTILLSVQYRMHPQIREFPSRYFYQGRLTDSESVVKLPDELYYKDALMAPYIFYDISHGRESHRGGSSSYQNVHEAQFALRLYEHLQKLVKVNGGKKASVGIITPYKLQLKCLQREFEEVMNTEEGKDIYINTVDAFQGQERDVIIMSCVRASNHGVGFVADIRRMNVALTRARRALWVVGNASALMQSEDWAALVADAKARKCFMDLDSIPKDFLAMKISSNTPGRNTSNNLRNLRTGGPRPRHLDMLPDPRIGMRADEDERPNSVPRNASYRNLDDLGRSGDRSRESLQFGVAKRPNSSNGSRREV; this is encoded by the exons ATGGGGTCTCGTGGAAGGATGTTATTTGACCTCAATGAGCTCCCAACAGAAGCTGACGAAGAAGAAGCTGCTGTTGTTGTGTCCCAACCTCAGCTTCCTGTTCCCAATATGTATCCCTCAAATTTGTTTCCACCACAAGAAGTGCCTTGGTCACAAGGGATATTAAACAACCATGCCTTTAATCATGCATCTTCTGGTTCAGGTTTTCAGCCTTTTGTGAGAAGTACAGATTCACAAAATGTAAAGAATCCTATGAATACAGGAGAGAATTTGGATGCTACTGCGGCTTCTACATCTGTGGTAACTAATCATTTATCTGATAGTGTTATGTGTCCTACTGGGCCCTCCAATCAGGTTGCACAATCAGTTGAAAGAGAAGAGGGAGAGTGGTCTGATGCAGATGGTGCTTCTGACACAGCAGGTAGTAGTGTCAGCAACAAGGAAGAATCTGCTGGTACTGCAAGTACTCAAGTGAAAAGAGAATCCCAAGAGAGTGGACCTGCTATTGTTAAATCTAGTGATGTGATTAAAGATGACATTGCTCCTGAACCTGGTGACACTGAAATGTCTGATGTGTCTAAAGGTCCAGTCCTTCATGGTCCGACAGGACTAGAGAGCATGAAAACGTCTGAATCTAAAGGAAGTCAACCTGTGGATGATTTGGACCAGTGCACTAAGTCAAAGGATGTCAGAGGAGTAGAAGCCAGTTATGCATTGAAGTGCACGAACAACCCTGCAAAGAGACCTAAGTTAGATGATCACAAAGTTGCAATGCTTGGTAAAAAGCGAGCGAGGCAGACTGTGTTCATCAATGTTGAGGATGCAAAACAAGCTGGCACAATGAAGACAATTACACCGAGGAGACAGTCATCTTTTCCAGCACCAATTGTTACACGTACCGTGAAAGAAGCTTCTCGTGGTGTTGGTGAAAGAGCTGCAGACAAGCAGAACCAACCAGTCATCAGGGATCAGAGACAATCTGAGATGATTGGTTCAGAAAGAAGTAATTCTGCAGATCCTTGTGACCAAAATGGAGAATCTAATGGTGATTTTGAGTTGGGATCTCACGGCAGGTCAAAGAAAATGAATGCCGAAGAACCCCCCTCAGATAGTTACCAGCAATCTGTGCCAAGGCAGGCCTTTTCAAAGCAGCCCACGGATTCCAAGCAGTTCAAAGGCAGACCAGTCTCTTCCCAGAGAGCACTTCTAACAGGACAACATACTGCAGATCAGAAGCCAGCTAACAAAAGGTCTCTTGTTCCAAAGAAGCAAGCTTCAGTTAATAACACACAGTATAATGACTCATCTGTCGAACGACTTATACGGGAAGTGACAAATGGCAAGTTCTGGCACAATCCAG AGGAGGAAGAACTTCAGTGTGTTCCTGGAAGCTTTGATTCTGCCGAGGAGTACATTAGAGTTTTTGAGCCTTTGCTTTTTGAGGAATGCAGAGCTCAGCTATACAGTTCCTACGAGGAGAGTCTCGAGGCTGTATCAAGGGATGCACATGTAATGGTGCGCGTGAAAAGTGTGGATAGGCGTGAAAGAG GATGGTATGATGTTATTGTTTTGCCAACACATGAATATAAATGGACTTTTAAAGaaggagaagttgcaattttgtCGTCCCCCCGGCCTGGTTCAG CTGCCCAATCAAGTAGATCTAATAGGAAGACCGCTGCTTCAAATGAAGACGCTGAAGCTGACTGTGGACGGCTTGTAGGTACAGTCAGACGCCATATGCCTATTGATACGCGTGATCCCATTGGAGCAATTATCCATTTTTATTCTGGGGATTCATTTGATTGTAGCAG CGAGACTAATGTTCTGAGGAAACTGCAACCTCGAAGCACCTGGTATCTAACGGGTCTTGGTTCCCTTGCAACAACACAAAGGGAATATGTAGCATTGCATGCATTCCGCCGTCTTAATGTGCAG ATGCAAAACGCAATTCTTCAGCCAAGTCCAGAGCACTTCCCAAAATATCAAGAGCAGCCGCCTGCTATGCCTGACTGTTTCACTCCAAGTTTTTCTGATCATATCAATCGTACTTTCAATGGGCCTCAGCTATCGGCGATTCATTGGGCTGCAATGCACACAGCTGCTGGCACAAGCAATGGAGTGGTCAAGAAACAAGAACCATGGCCTTTCACATTAGTACAAGGTCCTCCGGGGACAGGGAAAACCCATACCGTGTGGGGAATGTTAAATGTTATTCATCTTGTTCAGTATCAACATTACTATGCTGCTCTGCTAAAGAAACTTGCTCCTGAAAGTTACAAGCAAGTTGGTAGTACCACTAACAGCAGCTCAGAGGCTTTTGCTGCTGGGTCTATTGATGAAGTTTTGCAGAGCATGGATCAGAACCTTTTCCGCACTCTTCCCAAGCTTTGCCCCAAACCACGGATGCTTGTGTGTGCCCCATCAAATGCTGCAACAGATGAGCTGCTTTCTCGTGTTCTTGACCGAGGTTTCATAGACGGTGAGATGAAGGTTTACCGCCCTGATGTTGCCCGTGTTGGAGTTGACACACAGTCTCGTGCTGCCCAAGCTGTATCAGTTGAGCGACGGACGGAACAGCTTTTAATGAAGGGCCGTGATGAAGTAATTGGGTGGTTGCAGCAGCTAAAAGGCCGTGAGCAGCAGTTATCACAGGAGATAGGGCTTCTACAGAGGGAACTTAATATCGTTGCAGCAGCTGGTAGATCCCATGGTTCGGTTGGGGTAGATCCTGATGTGCTTGCTCACAGGGATCGTAACCGTGACATTCTGCTTCAAAAACTTGCTGCCTCTGTAGAAAGCAGGGATAAAGTACTTGTAGAGATGTCAAGGCTGCTGATATTAGAAAGCAGGTTCCGTGTTGGTAGCAACTTCAATCTGGAAGATGCTAGGTCTAGTCTGGAAGCCAGTTTCGCCAACGAAGCAGAAATTGTTTTTACAACAGTGTCAAGCAGCGGGCGCAGGTTATTTTCTCGCCTTAGTCATGGttttgatatggttgttatcgaTGAGGCTGCTCAGGCCAGTGAAGTTGGAGTCCTCCCTCCACTTGCACTTGGTGCCGCTAGATGTGTCTTGGTAGGTGATCCACAGCAGCTCCCTGCCACTGTTATTAGTAAAGCGGCTGGAACTTTACTCTATAGCAGGAGCCTTTTTGAGAGGTTTCAGCAGGCTGGTTGCCCTACCATTTTGTTGTCAGTGCAATATCGGATGCATCCCCAGATCCGAGAGTTTCCATCACGATACTTCTATCAAGGCCGCCTTACAGACAGTGAAAGTGTTGTCAAACTGCCTGATGAGTTGTATTACAAAGATGCATTAATGGCACCTTACATATTTTATGACATCTCACATGGTCGTGAGTCTCATAGAGGTGGATCATCTTCATACCAGAATGTTCATGAAGCTCAGTTTGCATTGCGTTTATATGAGCATCTTCAGAAGCTCGTGAAAGTTAATGGTGGTAAGAAGGCATCTGTTGGTATAATCACTCCATATAAGTTGCAGTTGAAGTGTCTTCAGCGGGAATTTGAGGAGGTCATGAATACTGAGGAAGGGAAAGATATCTACATAAACACAGTAGATGCTTTTCAAGGCCAGGAGCGTGATGTGATTATCATGTCATGCGTGCGTGCTTCAAACCATGGTGTGGGTTTTGTTGCAGATATACGGCGCATGAATGTTGCTCTTACTCGAGCTAGGAGAGCTCTATGG GTTGTTGGTAATGCCAGTGCTCTCATGCAGTCAGAGGACTGGGCGGCGCTGGTAGCAGATGCAAAGGCCAGGAAATGTTTCATGGACTTGGATAGCATCCCCAAGGACTTTCTGGCCATGAAGATCTCTTCCAACACTCCAGGAAGGAATACTTCAAACAACCTAAGGAACTTGAGGACTGGTGGACCAAGACCGAGGCATTTGGACATGCTTCCGGACCCCAGGATTGGCATGAGGGCTGATGAGGATGAGCGTCCTAACTCTGTTCCAAGAAATGCTAGTTACCGGAATTTGGATGACCTGGGACGATCTGGTGATAGATCTAGGGAAAGTTTGCAGTTTGGAGTGGCCAAGAGGCCGAATTCATCCAATGGTTCTCGGAGAGAAGTCTGA